A single window of Aspergillus flavus chromosome 4, complete sequence DNA harbors:
- a CDS encoding protein stu1 encodes MGFYSLTSFVTEFAFCLWVLNLYFVSPLYFSIQLGCQPVSTFEFILILYVKTIRRLLVYSDVVLLYVIRVVCRIEHFLAPNMEGKATELLAVLKNNNLAIDVKVSHLLSIKSDIKQKNVPDNAVHLIFESLRLAITSHHAALYAAGFSTFGHFLKRLFIQDQAHIVSAYARHFCPVLLERLGDHKERVRAQAAQIFTDLWPAASADVEHYVLEVALTGKNPKAKETSLIWLSNMSRNHGLLFRSYVPSVVSCLEDADSFVRHTAKSTVVELFQGAPARAKADLTKEMTAQNVRQSIVNAVYANIGLEDHSSTARPRSRVEPRYTPCTDSHPLRSASRAEVVHQQPAAVVSSAPLRPSKEATPMVEPEPIKSRPGSSKSDKGRTIAAAPEAEKAPHMETARPSSQDGEAPQPLHAETSKQVEDLFRVLSPAFEGRESEDNWRHREKYITSLRRLTYGNAPHDFPQPFFTGIKTNLDGIFKAVNSLRTTLSTNGCLLIQDLAKIGGSRMDPMVEVIMQNLIKLCGGMKKISAQNGNVSVNDVLANVTYTPRLLQHVTSACQDKNAQLRLFAAGWLKTLLNKQSHHKSSLEHGGGLALLEKSLKRGLTDANPGIREAMRGAFWTFHQMWPARGNNILSDLDNKTRHLLEKDPANPNRDQSSYLSSDTLTVPSRSALKEAIAAHKKARLAPAKTLPPRPESAQSSFSETKVSDPPAKSTGRTARAPLSSLSSAPMRPGAKPRRPELARPATADPYSSRKTAATDAVHIDSSPRPRRVANLGQAPSSTKSKPKKLDIPMTMAVDPVAPSASNENETQVATQVASKVRKRSSLSEQFAAIKRGIRARTSPKTTPKTSPETSPKLSPQTPPNEPDDRDINALSELSINKSEHPDEIAVGESSNNEADRHDDHAPCEISFDKLDRHDENKLSESPTPGPDHHDENALGELSINVPDRRDETALGELSINKPQRRDENALGELSINKLDRRDENTPSKSPPSEQDRHVEKTIDSAEHTSQAQRRVEESEPFFARFKIRSRLSNKRRNISPHSEHLENAKEMVRVAGQRIRSKSFDLFAYRKLQDLIHYHGEKLFTRPVFDDLLDGLLVELRKEPSPDRKHNGDYADVKTQVVGTLRLLEKSCPNLFVIDYDAIDAIFHARRYFETNSWIVQELQQTALEWFRNCEPSRLEGMLDTLVQYVQRETRDEPGYRSILMALSLLTDLIGDANKKGAWFSNEILEQVGTIAARDILAEDTDIRKKSIELCVQLYVMSTNLYQDKGVSFWRLVKAPEGGTRQLIMYYIARQ; translated from the exons ATGGGTTTCTACAGCCTCACCTCTTTTGTGACCGAGTTCGCATTCTGCCTTTGGGTTTTGAACCTCTACTTCGTCTCCCCCCTTTACTTCTCCATCCAGCTTGGATGCCAACCTGTCTCGACATTCGAGTTTATTTTGATCCTTTATGTGAAGACTATCAGACGTCTCCTCGTTTACTCCGACGTTGTCCTTCTATATGTCATCCGAGTTGTCTGTCGTATTGAGCATTTTCTCGCACCCAACATGGAAGGAAAAGCTACAGAGCTACTGGCGGTCCTGAAGAACAATAACCTTGCGATTGATGTCAAGGTCAGCCATCTGCTGAGCATCAAATCCGATATCAAACAGAAGAATGTCCCCGATAATGCAGTGCATCTGATTTTTGAGAGCCTACGGCTAGCGATCACATCTCATCACGCCGCCCTTTACGCAGCCGGTTTCTCAACGTTTGGCCACTTCCTGAAGCGGCTGTTCATACAGGACCAGGCTCATATCGTCTCCGCTTATGCCCGTCACTTCTGCCCCGTACTTCTCGAGCGCCTGGGAGACCACAAAGAGCGTGTCCGCGCCCAAGCTGCTCAAATATTCACCGACTTATGGCCAGCTGCCAGCGCCGACGTAGAGCACTATGTGCTCGAAGTAGCCTTGACGGGGAAAAACCCTAAGGCCAAAGAGACAAGCCTGATATGGCTATCGAAC ATGTCGAGAAATCACGGTCTCCTTTTCCGATCATACGTGCCGAGCGTGGTTTCATGCTTAGAAGATGCAGATAGTTTCGTGAGACACACTGCTAAATCGACTGTAGTCGAACTATTTCA GGGTGCGCCTGCACGGGCTAAAGCAGACCTGACCAAAGAAATGACTGCTCAGAACGTTCGTCAATCGATCGTGAATGCAGTTTATGCAAATATCGGACTTGAGGACCACTCTTCCACAGCTCGCCCGCGCTCTCGAGTAGAGCCTCGGTATACCCCCTGCACGGATTCTCATCCTCTACGTTCCGCCTCTCGAGCAGAGGTCGTACACCAGCAGCCTGCTGCCGTAGTCTCCTCAGCCCCCCTAAGACCCTCTAAAGAAG CTACACCAATGGTTGAACCGGAGCCGATCAAAAGCCGCCCTGGCTCATCGAAGAGCGACAAAGGACGGACCATAGCTGCGGCTCCTGAGGCAGAAAAAGCGCCACATATGGAAACTGCCCGACCGAGCTCCCAGGATGGTGAAGCTCCTCAGCCGCTTCATGCAGAAACGTCGAAGCAAGTCGAAGATCTCTTCCGTGTGCTGTCTCCAGCTTTCGAGGGCCGCGAATCCGAGGACAACTGGAGACACCGTGAGAAATACATTACCTCTCTCCGCCGACTAACTTACGGCAACGCCCCCCATGATTTTCCTCAGCCATTTTTTACCGGGATTAAGACGAATCTCGATGGTATTTTCAAAGCAGTCAACTCCCTTCGCACCACTTTATCCACCAATGGGTGCCTCTTGATACAGGATTTGGCCAAGATCGGCGGGTCCAGAATGGACCCGATGGTCGAGGTCATTATGCAGAACCTAATCAAGCTTTGTGGTGGGATGAAAAAGATTAGCGCTCAAAACGGCAATGTCTCCGTCAACGACGTCCTGGCAAATGTGACTTACACTCCACGTCTCCTGCAACACGTGACGAGTGCATGCCAGGACAAGAACGCCCAGTTACGTCTCTTTGCTGCAGGGTGGCTTAAAACCCTACTTAACAAACAAAGCCATCACAAGAGCTCGCTTGAGCACGGTGGTGGCTTGGCACTACTCGAGAAGTCCCTAAAGAGGGGACTCACCGATGCTAATCCAGGCATAAGGGAAGCGATGAGGGGTGCCTTCTGGACTTTTCATCAGATGTGGCCTGCAAGGGGCAACAA TATTCTATCCGATCTTGACAACAAGACCCGCCATCTACTCGAAAAAGATCCGGCGAATCCAAACCGTGACCAATCAAGTTACTTGTCAAGCGACACTCTCACCGTGCCTAGTCGCTCTGCCCTAAAAGAGGCTATTGCAGCACACAAAAAGGCTCGTCTGGCCCCGGCCAAGACTCTGCCTCCACGGCCGGAATCAGCCCAGTCATCGTTTAGTGAAACGAAGGTATCTGATCCCCCGGCGAAGTCTACTGGGCGCACCGCTCGGGCAcctctttcttcactttcttcGGCGCCTATGCGACCTGGTGCTAAACCCCGTCGACCCGAATTGGCACGACCCGCGACTGCCGATCCATATTCTTCTCGCAAAACCGCCGCCACAGATGCCGTTCACATTGACAGCTCGCCAAGACCTAGGAGGGTAGCAAACCTGGGGCAGGCGCCCAGCTCAACGAAGAGCAAGCCCAAGAAACTCGATATTCCCATGACCATGGCCGTCGACCCAGTTGCACCTAGCGCAAGCAACGAAAATGAGACCCAGGTTGCTACCCAGGTTGCTAGTAAGGTTAGAAAGCGTTCCAGCTTGTCTGAACAATTCGCTGCTATCAAGAGAGGTATTCGGGCCAGAACATCCCCCAAAACAACACCCAAAACATCTCCCGAAACATCTCCCAAGTTATCCCCCCAAACACCCCCAAATGAACCAGATGATCGCGATATAAATGCCCTGAGCGAATTATCCATCAATAAGTCTGAACATCCTGATGAAATTGCCGTGGGCGAATCGTCCAACAATGAAGCAGATCGTCACGATGACCATGCACCTTGCGAAATATCTTTCGATAAACTAGATCGTCACGATGAAAATAAACTGAGTGAATCACCTACCCCTGGTCCAGATCATCACGATGAAAATGCCCTGGGCGAATTATCTATCAATGTACCGGATCGTCGCGACGAAACTGCACTGGGCGAATTATCTATCAACAAACCACAACGTCGCGATGAGAATGCCCTGGGCGAATTATCTATCAATAAACTAGATCGTCGCGATGAAAATACACCAAGCAAATCCCCTCCGAGTGAACAAGATCGTCACGTTGAGAAAACGATTGACTCTGCTGAACATACATCTCAAGCCCAACGACGTGTTGAAGAATCCGAGCCTTTTTTTGCGCGCTTTAAGATTCGGAGTCGCCTGAGCAACAAACGAAGGAACATCAGTCCACATTCAGAACACCTAGAAAACGCGAAAGAGATGGTCCGGGTTGCGGGCCAACGAATCCGCTCCAAGTCATTCGACCTATTTGCATACCGAAAGCTACAGGACCTTATTCATTATCATGGAGAGAAACTCTTCACTCGGCCAGTTTTCGATGATTTGCTCGACGGACTGTTGGTGGAGCTGCGCAAAGAGCCGAGCCCAGATAGAAAACACAATGGCGACTACGCAGACGTGAAGACCCAGGTTGTTGGAACCCTTCGTCTGTTGGAAAAGAGCTGCCCGAACTTGTTTGTGATTGATTACGACGCAATAGACGCCATCTTTCATGCGAGAAGATACTTCGAAACCAACTCTTGGATTGTTCAAGAACTCCAGCAAACCGCGTTGGAGTGGTTTCGTAACTGCGAGCCATCAAGGCTCGAAGGCATGCTTGATACACTTGTCCAATATGTACAACGTGAGACGCGGGACGAACCGGGATATCGGTCCATCCTTATGGCCCTCTCTCTACTCACTGACCTGATTGGGGACGCGAACAAGAAAGGGGCTTGGTTCTCGAATGAGATCTTGGAACAGGTTGGGACGATAGCAGCAAGGGACATCCTAGCCGAAGACACCGACATAAGAAAGAAGTCTATCGAACTCTGTGTCCAACTATATGTGATGTCTACTAACCTGTATCAAGACAAGGGGGTATCTTTCTGGAGGCTGGTGAAAGCCCCCGAGGGGGGGACCCGGCAATTGATAATGTACTACATAGCCAGGCAGTAG
- a CDS encoding RNA polymerase II elongator associated protein, translating into MPLIILTGYPCSGLTHRANQLATGLQETQEAVFPDAEKPPYKIHVVSTHDENRPRTVYDHARTEKEARGAAYARARRMLGKDSFVILDGMNYIKGYRYQLWCEAKALGTTCCVVHVGTPIDQCVANNEARLNRQSQSQSEPEPESQSQSETTTPATDTNTTTEKPTDPEQPYPPELLQNLIFRYEEPSTHSRWDKPLFTVPWSDEKPPIADIWTALTGIPHPSTAAAETEDQLPTLTSALTNTHLSSAASIAPSTTTKGGGSFRRERPKIKPHLATVQPTSTDSGLLYSMEKRTSAVVSAIRSFVVENPSAEGALAKAGDHADGIRIAVPEVETPVFVPAHVAMTATTDELGGAGGILAVPRLQRLRRQWITLNRAYVAKVAGGDKTSLGADQVGDAFVRFLNADFAGEGVA; encoded by the exons atgcct CTCATAATCCTAACCGGCTACCCCTGCTCGGGGCTAACCCACCGCGCGAACCAACTCGCAACAGGCCtccaagaaacccaagaAGCCGTGTTCCCCGACGCCGAAAAACCGCCCTACAAAATCCACGTCGTATCAACACATGATGAAAACCGCCCGCGCACAGTCTACGACCATGCGCGCACGGAGAAGGAAGCCCGCGGCGCGGCGTACGCGCGGGCGCGCCGTATGCTAGGAAAGGACAGTTTCGTGATTCTTGACGGCATGAATTATATCAAGGGGTATCGGTATCAGTTATGGTGTGAGGCGAAGGCATTGGGGACGACGTGCTGTGtt GTCCACGTCGGAACACCAATCGACCAATGCGTCGCGAACAACGAAGCCCGGCTTAATCGTCAGTCTCAATCTCAATCGGAACCTGAACCTgaatcccaatcccaatccgAAACAACAACACCTGCTACAGATACAAATACAACTACCGAGAAACCCACAGACCCAGAGCAGCCCTACCCACCCGAGCTTCTCCAAAACCTCATCTTCCGGTACGAAGAACCATCCACACACAGCAGATGGGACAAGCCCCTATTCACCGTCCCCTGGAGCGACGAAAAACCCCCAATCGCCGACATCTGGACCGCCCTAACAGGCATCCCGCACCCTTCAACAGCTGCCGCCGAGACCGAGGACCAACTCCCAACCCTAACCTCAGCGCTCACAAACACTCACCTCTCCTCCGCCGCGTCGATAGCGccctcaacaacaaccaaagGAGGGGGATCCTTCCGCCGCGAACGCCCGAAGATAAAACCCCACCTTGCTACCGTGCAGCCGACCTCTACCGATTCGGGACTTCTCTATAGTATGGAGAAGCGGACGTCGGCGGTGGTATCTGCGATTCGGAGCTTCGTGGTCGAGAATCCGTCTGCGGAAGGTGCGTTGGCGAAGGCCGGGGATCATGCGGATGGGATTAGGATTGCTGTGCCGGAGGTGGAAACGCCGGTGTTCGTACCGGCGCATGTGGCGATGACGGCGACGACGGATGAGCTTGGTGGTGCTGGGGGGATTCTGGCGGTGCCCAGGTTACAGAGGTTGAGGAGGCAGTGGATTACGTTGAATCGGGCATATGTGGCGAAAGTGGCCGGGGGAGATAAGACAAGTCTGGGGGCGGATCAGGTTGGGGATGCGTTTGTGAGGTTCTTGAATGCGGATTTTGCAGGAGAGGGGGTTGCTTGA